The nucleotide window ggcactaaatggatatatcgcaacaaacaagatgagcatggtcaagttgtcagaaataaagctcgtctcgttgctcaaggatatactcaagtggagggcattgacttcgatgaaacatttgctcctgtggctaggcttgaagccatacgcatactgctggcctatgcaaatcatcataacatacttctatatcaaatggatgtgaaaagtgcctttctcaatggcaagattgaagaagaagtgtatgttgcacaaccgcctggctttgaaaatccaaaacatcctgacatggtatacaagctcaacaaggcactgtatggcctcaaacaagcccctagggcctggtatgacacactcaagtacttcctgaagagcaaaggcttcatacctggttccctggatcccactcttttcacgaacacatatgatggtgaactgtttgtgtgccaaatatatgtggatgacattatcttcggctgcaccaatcagaagtacagtgaagagtttggatatatgatgcaagagcaatatcagatgtccatgatgggggagctgaaatttttccttggtcttcaaatacgacaacagcgcaatggcatcttcatatctcaagagaagtatctcaaagattgcctgaagaagttcggtatgcaagactgcaaaggcttcacaacaccaatgccagccaaacatcatctaggtcctgacgacaatggtaaagagttcgatcaaaaggtataccgctccatgattgggtctttgctttatttatgtgcatctaggccagatattatgcttagtgtttgcatgtgtgctcgatttcaagcggcaccaaaggagtcgcatcacttagctgtgaagcgaattcttacatatttggctcacaccccaactctaggattatggtatccaaagggctcagagtttgatttggttggattttcggatgctgattatgctggtgacaaggttgatcgcaagtctacatcaggcacatgtcactttctgggacgatcacttgtatgttggtcttcaaagaagcagaactgtgtatctctttccactgctgaatctgaatacattgctgctggatcttgccgcgctcagcttctgtggatgaagcaaacactcaaggactatggtattcatctgaagcaagtgccactatactgcgacaacaaaagcgccatcaagattgccaacaacccagttcagcactcgaacacaaagcacattgaaattcgtcatcactttctcagagatcatgttgtgaaggaagacattgatatcatacacgtcaacactgaagagcaattggcagatatcttcaccaagcccttggatgagaagaggttttgcaaattactgtgtgagctaaatatcttggaatcctcaaatgtcctgtgatcaggcacacatcctaacacttatgcatattgatgacttagatgtgcaacacacaaagtaaagtatatcttcaattaatgaagacatacactctaagtgtgaatacattaatgtggaatttgacttcggagcgccatgataattgtgcgccgtgtctgggtctaaatacttcctatacggtgggtaacgccaccaccaaacgttccattttgaagtgtttcactcatggcgttaccttgcaatatcttcacgtttggtttggcttcgaactcaacatgtcttcatgattatcttcactacattgattatatagatatatacatactagtgttctgtcctctacagcattcacttatagctatgtcttcttggttgaatcttttgaactaagtgaatgtgatcagaccctaatctctctatgctttctatctcaaattctatctctccaagtcatatgcattctattgaaactgtcgaatgtcttcactgtgtccttgtcagctgaagatatagagacaaccataaagtccgtttttaatgctcattcctccacataaaatccggagaagcaggaacgaccgcccgacaatttaggcgtgcgtgggacgtggaacaaaccccaaacttccgctaactggccacgcgttcctcaaatgtgaaccgccaggggcacctgtgtaatagcacagtgccgcccctgaacctataaattcacacttaccgcggtcattatctccttcttccaccctcacacgaaccctagcgccaccgctagcactcgacgacgccggagacgaagcgcttcgctgccacaacctctccaacgccgtcctcacaccgaccgcggacatcgtcctctccgccgtcgccgtaggtgttttccgtcgccaagttagggcacggaggactgaactgctcggcatcaactcccttccgtctagcagttccagtgtggtaaataaaacttctttttacagcccctttgatctcatggttctgtcactttctaccataagaagtttctcttcacactagttagatctctcgctgcatctcatgacatgcctagtatattcacttgtgcttcataaagtagttagattcctcacttgtactgatctgtgggttcgtacaaatctggaaccaacttcttatctatgagtgaatgtcttcgcacgttgaggtcaatgtcttctaaactgattaatcttcaaaaccttctgagaatgcatatgacctcttccccttccctcgcaccttaatgctgtcacaggtacatgtccgtgggagaatccttcggttctcatagtctgcattcatttgcagaattcctacagcatcacataaactctcttGAAGTCAGTTCCTGTTGTtccagaaaaagaaagcctttgaagcctttgaaagttttgaagcctttcaagttaaagtttatggctttagaagcagcagcaaggaagggggcagacagagacgtgagggaacttccaaagatctgcctgaagacttggcagaaatgtacaaaacagatccagaagagagctatgggcagcgcaagacccaaatccaatggattcgacgctattgggcagaacagtggttcaaataccgcttcgtcactcaggagtatgctgaaaagaatgccatcaagaagccatggggggacatcttatacaagaacctcaTACCCaagaccagagatgaagccattgctcagggcttctacccatgcatggtccgaggaccacagcctgatgatgcgcatccgtcgtcactcctctggtgccgtgacgacaatctcttcaagcgcaactttcagtttggcCAACAGTCAGCGACACTGaataagaagaaatttgggttagacttcaaccctggtccctccgcaccaagggcagatggcacacgcgacgcggaacccaatatcatcggtccgtttgccaatcttgagggcctgatcacccacatcttagtccaagggactgctgtgaatgaccctccagctgactcagattctgatgaagctcctgctgtgccgaagccaaagcagacaaagaaaccaaaagcttcaaagccggcccctgcctcaaaaatctcaagggcaaAGCTATTGAAAAccgcacctcctgaagtcagtgtgcagtctgaagacgtattcCGCGTCTCCAAGTCCCTGAAggaaaaggagccccagcaacaaacaggcaaagagctcactgctcctgccattctgcgcagcgaagccattgatctatcaagcgatgaagatctgggagatgacgctctagagcagcttatcaaaagcaaagaagaagctgaaattttcaacaatctgcctctctttgatgtcgccatcatccacagcttcatcgatgaatggtttaactcaccagacataagcttcaatgatctgcagctgccggttggcctcagtgtcgccttccaaggcgcaattgcttcagaactggccattgctcagcgcattgttgagctgaagcagaaaattgatcacgaaaaagctcagttcaagaagcagaaaatcatgctgcatgagctcaaagaaaactttctgaagaagcgtgctgaagctcagggctcacatgaaaggatgaagtctttggcagaaaaatgtgttcaagcctacaacgaggctgaaaagcgcaaggcacttgggcgtcctggcatcgaccccaagatggccgcaaagaagaaaaaggagcCTGCTGTGAATGAACCAGAGGCACCTCGGCAAGAAGCGGTTCAAATTGTCTTCcccactgcaacgactggctcgaagccaaagagccggtcaacagcttcagagctaaagaagacaagaactgcagaggctgaagccagaaaaaggaagagctctgaagcctctcctactgcccccagcaaaaagaagcgcaagaccaagaaatctagggctgctcccacagagcccttgatggttgaactcctttctgtcattcaccccaatgcagaaagacgactgacagttcatgagcctgctcccacagaggctcctgaagctgaagatattccagcggCCGACCCCacagctgctgaagacattggtcatcaagacaatgtacaagatgatgcagcccttcctccgcttgaaacaagcgaactcctcagtattggtcgtcctctgacgccaatggcacaagatgagtcatgggcggatcgccctcaggaggaagaagacttcGAGGCCCAGCCCTCTCCaaccccacaagcgtcgtctgctttctgtaggcttcgcaaagggacCAAGGTTtcaagtccctctttcgagcgttccagaaggagaagtgccccaccaatatgttgcacgtcaagtgtttccagatgccacttgtaacatcccaaaattttccaaattttggaaTGTTAATAATAAAATATTATTGAGTGAATTGCTATGATTTTCATGGGAAAATAAAACCTTTTGATTCTTGTTTCAAATATTTCACCCAATTGCTTTTTTTTAGACACCTACAAAATATTTTAAAACCGCAAATAAAAATGGAGTgagaataaaatgactttctcaAATGTGGTGGATAAAAAAATCATTTGAAGTTCCTTGAATTTTGGAGTTCCATTAGAAATTGAATCTCATTTGAAATTTTAATGCCATTTAAATATTTCCAACAAATTTAATGAGAGGAGATAATGTGACTTCTCCAAAATATATTTGGAAATATTTAGTACTGCATAATTATCATTTCGCGAATTTGCAGAACTCTAAACTGAATTTTTGATTATTTCAATTATGTCCATAAAGTGTGAAGGGTAGTTTGTGAACAAATTTAATTTTCTTAAATTCGGAGACTAATTTTCTTGGACTCTAAATAATGTTGGCACTAATGTAAACATTTTTATTATTTGTTCTAAGTAACTTTTTGTGCACGTACTTATGTACGTAATTATATTTCAATCCTAATTCCTAAACTATCTAGCTTGACCCAGCTCTCAAAATCTCGGACAGGCGCGAGATAACAGCAGTACAGCCCACCttgtttttgtattttttttctttccttGCCTTTTTCCTTTGGGCCAatttcttccactaaggcccatacgcgcacgcttcttcttcctcctcgttcATGTTCACAGGAACACGAACAGATGCTACATCCATGGcgcctccacctcttccttccctcctcttcctctcccaACCCACTAACCTCCAGAACCGGTTCCCCTCTCCTCCTCGGACCGGCCTCCCTCATATTTGGAGGTTTTGTTATTGagtttcttttttttggcctaaaaatggaaaaaagaaaataaaaaagaatatcgataaaaaaaaaaaaaaaaaaaaaaaaaaaaaaaaaaaaaaaacaaaaagaaaaaaaaaaaaaaaaaaaaaaaaaaaaaaaaaaaaaaaaaaaaaaaaaaaaaaaaataaaaaaaaaaaaaaaaaaaaaaaaaaaagaaaaaaaaaaaaaaaaaaaaagagaaaaaaaaaaaaagaaataaaaaaaaaataaaaaaaaagaaataaaagaaaaagaagaaaaaaaataaaaagagtaaatatgaaaaataaaaagatgaaaaatggaagaaaaaaagaaaaaagaagaagatagaAACAGAAAAAgtatataaaaaaagaaaaaagagaaaagaataaaagaagaaaaaaatagaataaaaaaaagataaagaaaatgagaaaaaataaaaaatagaaaaaaaattggaaaaaaaaatagaaagagataagaaataaaaaaaaaataaagaaaaagataaaaaaaaaactagaaagaaaaaaaaaagaaaagaaaataatgAAAAAGGGAAGGAAAGAATAGATGTGAAAATTCAAAATCATaacatctttgattaatgagctagtcaagtagaggcatactagggacaatatgttttgtctatgtattcacatatttactaagtttccagttaatacaattctagcatgaataataaaaatttatcatgaaataaggaaataaataataactttattattgcctctagggcatatttccttcagcctcccacttgcactagtgtcaataatctagattacatagtatgattctaacacccatggagctttggtgttgatcatgttttgctcgtggaagaggcttagtcaacgggtctgcaacattcagatccgtatgtatcttgcaaatctctatgtatccctCCGACACTTGATGaaagatggaattgaagcgtctcttgatgtgcttggttctcttgtgaaatctggattccttttgacgggtccattttgaacttcttcaaaactttatcaaggtatgtgctttgtgaaagtccaattaagcatattgatctatctctatagatcttgatgcccaatatgtaagcagcttcaccgaggtctttcatggAAAAACTCTTATTCGGGTATCgctttatgctatccaaaaattctatattatttctaatcaacaatgtgtcatccacatataatattagaaatgctacagagctcccactcactttcttgtgaatacaggcttctccaaaagtctgtataaaaccatatgctttgatcacactatcaaagcgtttattccaactccgagaggcttgcaccagtccataaatggatcgctggagcttctCCTTCTCCGACCGACTCTACAACTTCACCAGCATGGAGAAGCCCGGCGACATCGACCCCACGCTGGAGCCGCAGTACATGATGCGGCTCAAGAGCAAGTGTGCCAGCCTAAATGAAAACACCACCCTTGTGGACATGGACCCTGGCAGCTTTAAGACCTTCGACACCGACTACTTCAAGTTAGTGAGCAAGAGGAGGGGCCTATTCCACTCCGACAACGCCCTCCTCACCGACCCCTTCACCCGCGCCTACGTCCAGCACCATGCTACCGGCGCCTTTAAGGACGAGTTCTTCGCCAACTTCGCCGCCTCGATGATCAAGATGGACAACGCTAACCCGCTCACCGGAAGCCAAGGTGAGATCAGGAAGAAGTGCAGCATGGTCAACCATTAAACCACCGACGAAGTACAAGGCTGTTTTGATTTGTGACAATCTTTTCTCCATGTAAATTACTGTAAGATTGTTATAGCTCCTTTCTCTCCCAAATATTTTTCTTTCATTGATTTATTGTTTCATTACAACCATGTTAGTTCCTTGTACACACGACGAACACTTTGGTATTGCCACCTCCGACGTGTCGTCCATTGTCATCTGGAGATTATTCATGTCACTTTTACTAGCTTTGTCTAAGTTTGTCTTTGTTTTATTTTAGATTGTTACATAAtgttttgttgtgttttttgttttaccttagagaatatcATAATGTTTCACATGTACAAGTAAAAAAGAAGAGTTATTGTTAGAttatctttatttatttatttggggTAGGATGGATAGCAACCATCAAATTTTGTGGCATTGACTGTTGCCACTGACGTGCATTTGGTCTCTTCTTGTTAGAAAGTGTATCTTTATGTTTAGTTGTGTATCTGTGAAAACCAAGTGCACAAGCACGAAGAACGATAGATccaatgtactccctccgtctaggtgtataggTCATCTAAGGTTGTGCATCGCGACCAAGGCGGAGGAAAAAACGAGATAACTTa belongs to Triticum urartu cultivar G1812 chromosome 7, Tu2.1, whole genome shotgun sequence and includes:
- the LOC125519657 gene encoding peroxidase 1-like; this encodes MDRWSFSFSDRLYNFTSMEKPGDIDPTLEPQYMMRLKSKCASLNENTTLVDMDPGSFKTFDTDYFKLVSKRRGLFHSDNALLTDPFTRAYVQHHATGAFKDEFFANFAASMIKMDNANPLTGSQGEIRKKCSMVNH